A window of Castanea sativa cultivar Marrone di Chiusa Pesio chromosome 1, ASM4071231v1 contains these coding sequences:
- the LOC142629353 gene encoding uncharacterized protein LOC142629353: protein MVNAIAHETSKAIIEDLGNGFFSILVDESRDISVKEQMAHVLRYVNKQGIIIERFLGIVHVASTTALSLKCAIEGLLCEHNLSLSRLSGQGYDGASNMQVTVVRGSCKRRDALRDTQFAKIKEDLENSVRRSGQGLNQETNLKRPVSGRPRCNTQQNTNLHYYCVELFYTVIDMQLQELNNHFSEVNTDLLICMACLNPSNSFVAFDKEKLIHLTKFYPYDFPETDILALDSQLQNFIFDMRNNDLFLELQGVVNLLKS from the exons tgatgagtCACGTGATATCTCAGTGAAAGAACAAATGGCACACGTTCTTCGTTATGTGAACAAACAAGGAATTATTATAGAGCGGTTCCTTGGTATTGTACATGTAGCAAGTACCACCGCTTTGTCACTCAAATGTGCTATTGAAGgtttactttgtgaacataatttgagtttatcgaGACTAAGTGGGCAAGGTTATGACGGTGCTAGTAATATGCAAG taactgTTGTTAGAGGCTCTTGTAAGAGACGAGATGCTCTTCGAGATActcaatttgccaaaattaaagaagatttagAGAATAGTGTACGAAGAAGTGGACAAGGTTTGAATCAAGAAACAAATCTTAAACGTCCTG ttagtgGGAGGCCGCGATGCAACacccaacaaaatacaaatttacattaTTATTGTGTTGAGCTATTCTACACAGTCATAGATATGCAACTTCAAGAGCTAAACAATCATTTTTCAGAGGTGAATACCGATTTGCTAATTTGTATGGCTTGCTTGAATCCAAGTAATTCATTTGTggcttttgataaggaaaagttAATACATCTAACAAAGTTCTATCCATATGATTTTCCTGAGACAGATATCTTGGCACTTGACTCTCAGCTtcagaatttcatttttgatatgCGCAACAATGACTTGTTTTTAGAGCTTCAAGGAGTAGTGAACTTGCTGAAAAGTTAG